The sequence below is a genomic window from Cryobacterium arcticum.
CATGCGGCCACACGTGCATCGACCGTCGGGATAACACCAGCATGCCCGGCACGGTTCCAGCAACCACACCAGCTCACCGTCGATGCCGTCCATTCGATCGTGCACGTGGGCGCCCTGGGTCGCCTTTGTTGCCACGAATACCCGCATGAGTAACTCCATCTCTCGGCACGAGGAGATGCCGCCACGGTAACTGCCACCCCCGACACCGCCCCCAGGCGAGCGCATCCGACGCGCGACCAACCGGCACGGTGAGTGTGCGGAGCGCGGGGTGTGCGGAGCGCGGGGTGTGCGGAGCGCGGGGTGTGCGGAGCGCGGGGTGGGCGCCGCTGCGCGGGTGGCGCGCCACCTGCGGTGCGGCACGCCACCCGCGCATCCGAATTTCGATGGCGCGTGGCACGCGCTGCGGCGGTCGGGACCGCACACGCGGCTGGCCGGCCGCATACGCGGCGGATGCGGCGGATGCGGCTAGTCGGGTCGTTGCGGGACACTTGGTCCGGGTGCTGCCAAGCTTGGGGCATGCGTCATCTGTTCCTCGACTTCTTCGGCACCCTCGTCAACTACGCGGACTCCCGCGCCGGGCAGGGCTACGCCGACACGCACGCCAGCATGCAGGCCATGGGCGCGCGCGGCACCGAGCAGGAGACCGCCAGCGCCTGGCTGGATGCCTTCCATCGGCTGAACACGGAGTCCGATGTGGACCACCGCGAGTTCACCATGGAAGAGCTGTCCCGGCGAGCGATCGTGCAGTTGCTCGGCCGCGAACCCGATACCGCGGAGATCGCCGACGGCGCCGAGAGCAACATGGCGGACTGGGAGCGCGGGGTGGTGCTCATTCCCGGCATGGCCGAGACGCTGAAGGAACTGGGCCAGACGTTCACCCTCACCATCGTGTCCAACACGCACAGCGCATCCGTCGTGCCCCGGCAACTCGCGGCCATGGGCGCCACCGACCACATCGCCCACATCGTGACGTCGCTCGAGGTGGGCTACCGCAAACCGCACACCGCGATCTACCAGGCAGCCCTCGACCGGGCGGAGGCCGACCCGGCCCGGGTGATCTTCGTCGGCGACACCTGGGACGCCGACTTCGACGGCCCCCGCGCGCACGGCATGGAGGCCGTGTTGGTCGCTTCCGCGCCGCGGGATGGCGTGCCGGAGACCCGCCGGGTCGCCTCCGTGCTCGACCTGCCCGACCTGCTCTCGTTCCGGTACCCGAGCACCCGCCCCGTCAGCACCCGCGGCGTCGCATAACTCCTGCTGGGGCTCGTCCTACGGCACCGGAGCGCGTGGAATCGGTATGCTCGGCGAATGGTTACAGAGGGGTACCGCATCCGCCGCACCGTCGCGAGCGATTGGCGCGAGGTGCGGGCACTCCGCCTGGAGATGCTGGCCGACACTCCGATCGCGTTCGGGGAGACCCTGCAGGACGCCCTGAGCCACGCCGAGAGCGAATGGCGGATGCGCGCAGCGCGCGGCACCGCCGAGCACGGAACCGTGCTGGTCGCGATCGACCCGGCCGGCAACTGGGTGGGCACCATGGGCGGCTACGTGCCGGATCCCGGCTCAGGTGCCCTGCTCGTGGGCGTGTACGTGTCGCCGGCGCACCGCGGCCGCGACGCCGGCGTCTTCGACAGCCTGCTGGGCGCGCTCGAGGAGTGGGCGCGCGGCGAGGGCGAGGTGCTGACCCTGCACGTGCACGAGGACAACGCCCGCGCCCGCGCCGCCTACCTGCGTCGCGGGTTCATCGAGACCGGGCACCGGGTGCAGTACGTGCTGGATGCCGCCTCGGAGGAGATCGAGATGGTCAAGCGGCTCTAGCGGCCGCCTCCGCCACCGCCACCACCGCCACCACCGGAGAAGCCGCCGCCGAAGGAGCCGCCGGAGAAGCTTCCGCCGCCGCTGCCCGACCAGGAGGTCGGCGGCGGTGTGGGCGTTTCGGTGGTGTGCACCGAATTGACGATGCCGTTCAGCGCCGACGCCAGGTAGATGCCGTTGAACGCGTTCTGCGACACGAACCAGCCCGGCGGGGTGGCGTCCTGCTCGTAGTAGACCGCCAGTTCGGCAGCCCACTCGCGTTCAACGCCCCAGAGCACCGCGTAGGGCAGCAGCTTCTCGTAGAGCTTCACGAGCTCCACGGTGTCGACACCGTCGGCGCTGCCGGCAGCCGCCGAGCCGTTCGAGGCGGTAGCGGTGGTGGCGGGAACCGCACTGGGCACGGTGACCCGCAACGCGCCATCCGGGCTCTGCAGCATGCGGAACCGGTCGGCCTCGGCCAGGTCGAGGTAGACCTTCATGCCGGTGAGGTAGTCGCGCTGCTCCACCCCGGCGGTGCTCAGCTGCACGGGCCGCTGGGCCGCGACGATAGCCACGATCGCCGCCGCAACGGCCAGAACCAGCACCGAGAACCACCAGCCGGCTGGCGGCTGGAGGATTCCTAGCGCTCCCAGGCTGAGCAGCGCGAAGGCGCCGAGACCGATGATCAGGCGCTTGCGGGCAGGTGACATGGCAGGCCGGGTGCGCCAGCCGCGGGCGATGTTACGGCGATTCGCATCGGCGGTCGCCGCGGTCAGAGCTCGCGCCAGGGGGTCGTTGGTGACGCCGAGCGCGCACACGGCCCCCTCGGTGAGGCCCGGGAAGAACGTGGCCAGCAGCGTCAACTCCTGGTCGTCGACACCGTCGGTGCGCAGCAGTTGCAGCGTGTAGTCGCCGCCCGAAGCGCTGACCGGGTAGTCCAGGATGCGCACCTTGCCGCGCACCGCCAGGCTCACGATCTCCGCGGCGACGCCCGAGCGGGTGCGGCCGATGAGGTCGGCCGCCTCGAGCAGGTTGTAGCCGGCGGGCACGCTGTACTGGGCGATGATGGTGCCGCGGCCGCGGGGCTCACGGGGGTACGCGAACACTCGGGCGAGGACGAAGACTCCGCCGAGCAGGGCCAGGCCGATCAGGCCGAACGGGATGCCGCTGGCGTCGATCGGAGCGCTGAACCCGGGCTGGTAGCCGGATCCCGACTGGTAATCGGCGGGCACCTGCACGAAGGTTCCGGCCGTGAATCCGATGGCCACGGTGAGATTCTCACCCGGGCCCAGGTCGGTGGCCTCAGCGGTGAACATCTGGCCGGCCGGGAGAGCGCCGGCGGGGTCGGTCGCGGCGGGGTCGGTCGCCGCCGGGTCTGCCGGAGCGGGGTCTACAGCGGCCGGGTCTGTGACCGTGGGATCAGCCGCGGACGGCTCAGCGGCGGCAGGGTCGCCGGCCGCGGTGGCCGGCGCATCCGGATCGTCCTCCTGCAGCATGGTGCAGTCGCCGCTCTCGCCCTGCGCACCGGTGTAGCAGGCGTTGTTGCCCGTGAGGAACCCCGCGATCGCCGGGGCCACGTGCACCCGGGCGGCGACGGAGCCGAACGGCTGGTCGAAGCCGGTGCCGTTGGTGTCCCAATAGAGCTCGTCGTCGTTCGTGTCGGCAAAGGCGCGCACGACGTTCTGCTGGGTGTAGCTGATGACATAGGTCTGGGTGCCGCGCACGAACTCGTCGGTGCCGAGGGCGAGCTCGGTGAATCCGCCGGTGTCCGTGGACTCGAAGTAGACCGGCGTTCCCTCGGCGTCGGTGACGGACTCGACCGTGGTGTTCAACGGCACGCCGTCGTAGTCGTTGGGGATGGCCCGGATGATGCCCCGGTTCTGGTCGAAGTCGGGGAACTCGGCGACGAAGGTCTCGACGGTGCGCAGCGTGGAGTGACCTGTCGTATCCCGGTCGAGGTAGTACTCCCCCGCATAAAGCGCGAAGCTGAAGTCCGACGTGTCCGCGGGCACGGCGGCACGCGCGCTTCCGGCCAGGCCGGACACCCCGCCCGGCACCGTCGAGGCCGACCGTCCGGCCGCGACGGGAGCCGGCGCAACGGCGGTCGCCGCCAGCGGCGCACCGAGTGTCAGCACGGCGGTCACGGCAAGGGAGGACAGGACCTTCAAAAGACGAGTCACGTCTCCGAGCCTAGCGACCCCCTTTGTCCGTTTATCCGTTTCACCGGCATCTGTGCTGGTCCACGGTGGTACGCCGTCGGCCTCACCGCTTCGCGCTCGACAGGGACTTGGTGCGTGCGTACACGGTGTTTCCGCGTCGTTCCACGACCTGCCCGGCGGGAAACCCGGCTGCCAGGCTGACGATCTGGAAGCTGAGCAGCGTCGCACTCACGATCATGGCTGGGTGCGTCGAGTCCCGTCCGGCCGCGTGCCACCGCGCCAGCACCGCATCGACAATTTCTTCCACCGTGAGACCAGCGATGTCGCGCACGACGGCAGTCGTCGTGTCAGCGTCCGAGCTCAGACCCCGGAACGTCCGGCCGCCCGGACACGCACCGTAAGGATTGCGCAACCCTGAGCGACAAGCGTCCACCATCCAGACAAGTTCTCCGTCCGCACAGCCCGCGTGATCGCTTGAGCGCGTCCCCTGGGTCGCCGACGTCGCCACCAATACCCTCATGATCTGCTCCGTTTTCTCGGCACGAGGGTGAGTGAGTAGGTGACGCCAAGCTACGCGACACCGCCGACATTCGGCGGGCCGGTCGCCCGAGTGGACGGCTAGAACCCCTCGGGGGCGTGCGGCCGGTACGGCGCGGCGAGCCGGGCCAGTTCCTCGTCGGTGAGGGTGAGGTCAACCGAGGCGACAGCATCCGTGAGGTGGTGGGCCTGCGTGGCGCCCACGATCGGCGAGGTCACGGCGGGCTGCTGACGCACCCACGCCAGGGCCACCTGCGCCCGCGGCACCCCGCGCTCAGCCGCGACCTGAGCCACGACCGCGGCGATCTCGCGGTCGTCCGACTCCTGCTGCTTGTAGAGGGTCTGGCCGAAGGTGTCGGTTTCGGAGCGGTTGGTGGACGCGTCCCACTCGCGAGTGAGCTTGCCGCGCGCCAACGGGCTCCAGGGCAACACCCCCACGCCCTGGTCGAGGCAGAACGGGTGCATCTCCCGCTCTTCCTCCCGGTTGATCAGGTTGTACTGGTCCTGCATCGACACGAAGCGGGTGAACCCGGCCAGGTCGGCGGTGTACTGCGCCTGCGCGAACTGCCACGCGTACATCGACGACGCTCCGATGTAGCGGGCCTTCCCGGCCTTGACCACGTCGTGCAGGGCCTCCATGGTTTCCAGGATGGGCGTGAGCGGGTCCCAGCGGTGGATCTGGTACAGGTCGACATGGTCGGTGCCGAGCCGGGTGAGGCTGTGGTCGATCTCGGCCAGGATGGCGCGGCGCGAGAGTCCGGCACCGTTCGGACCCGGCCGCATCCGCCCGTGCACCTTGGTGGCCAGCACGTAGTCGTCGCGGCTGCTGAAGTCCCGCAGCGCCCGGCCGAGGATCTCCTCGCTGCTGCCGTCGGAGTACACATTGGCAGTGTCGAAGGTGGTGATTCCGGCCTCCAACGCCTGCCGGATCAGCGGGCGGCTCTGTTCCTCGGGCAGGGTCCAGGCGTGATTGCCGCGCATCGGGTTGCCGAAGCTCATGCAGCCCAGCGTGATCGCCGACACTTCGAGACCGGTGGTGCCCAGACGGGTGTACTTCATGGGTTTCCTTTCGACGGCGGCGGCCGATCGGCCTAGAGGCCGGCGCCTCTGCCGGTGTTGCGGATCTTAGTGCCCTGGGCGGCTTCGAGTTGGGTGCGAGCGTCGCGTTCGGCCCGCTCCTGTTCGGTCAGGTGGGCCGACCGCGAGCGGCGCGACGTCACGTACAGGAACACCGAAACGGCGATCGCTCCCAGCACCAGCGCGGTGCCGAGGATAAGGGTGAAGGTGTCGGACACGAGTCCTCCAAACGTTGCGAACCGGCCGTCGGATGGGTCACACGGGGCGGCCGACCCTTCCATCGTGTCTACCGCTTACGCGCGGTGCAGTCAATTACGCGCACCCTGTTGCTCTCGCGCTACGATCGGCCGCATGGTTGATCGCTACGGTTCGGTTCAACAGTTCCTCGCTGCTCAGCCCGCGGCCCGACTCCCCGTGATCGAGGCGCTGCGGTCGCTCGTGCATGAAGCGAACCCGACCGCGCAGGAACACATCAAGTGGAACTCCCCCAGCTACGTCATCGACGGTGTCGACCAGGCCACGATCAGCGCTCAGGGCAAGGACGGTGTGCGCCTGGTGCTGCACAGGGGCGCGACGACCGCCGAGAACACGGATGCCGCATCCGCCTTCACCGGCGACCCGCAGGGCCTGCTCACCTGGCACTCCGACATCCGGGCGAGCCTGCTCGTGACGGATCTGGCCGACCTCACGGCGAAACGCGCCGCGGCCGTGGAGGTGGTGCGGGCCTGGCTCGGCCAAGGTGACTAGGTCGCACGGAAAAAAGGATTTCGGAAGCTTATGCGGATGTTGTGGCGCAAAGCGTCCTCATAACCTCACCATTGCCTATCTATCTGCGGATGCGTCTGCGTCTGTGCCCAGCCGCCCGCCCGCCCGCACCCGCACGGTGCGCCAGGTGTCGAGGGCGATGATGCCGCCGAGGATCGCGAGCGCGAGGGCGATGGAAGCCAGCGCATCAGTTGGCCAGTGATAACCGAGGTAGACCCTGCTGATGGCGGCCAGGCCCACGGCGATCACGAGCAGCACTCCCACGACGATGACCGCTCGTCGGCTCGCTGCGCGCCGGGAGTAGATGAGGTACGTGAGCAGCAGCAGGAAATTCGTGGCACCCGACACATGCCCGGACGGGAATGAGTAGGTGGTGTCCACGCCGAAGAGCATGAGCTCCACCGGCGGGCGGTGCCGCTCGACGAGCCGGGTGATCACCTGCACGAGGACCAGGCCGGTGAGTGTGCCCAGGGCCAGCAGCACCGGCCGCCACAGGTGCTTGGCGAGCACGCCCCACACCACGATCGTGCCGAAGATGATCACCGGCAGCGCCACCGGTCCGAACCCGATGGCCAGGCCGATCATGATCGCGGTCATGGCCCCGGTGCGGGTCTGCATGAGCCATTCGTTCATCGGGATGTCGATGCCGGCCACGTCATCGCGCTGCACGATGTCGGCGAGGATGATCAGGAACCCCGCCACCCCGATGACCACGAGGGCCGCCGACAGCAGGTAGAGCCGGGTGCGTTCGTCGGCCGTGCGCCACCGGTCCTCCACAATGAACTTGTCGTGCAACGCCCGAAGGCGCTCCCGCTTGCCGAGGGACGATTCGCTCACAGGGCTGAGCCGAACGAGATACGGATGCGTCGGTGCATGTGGAGCCTTTCAGGTGCGGGTGCCGGCCGCCGTTCGGTCGTGGTGCGGATCGTGGTTGGCCGGAGACCGACGTTACACAGCGGCAAAGGTGAAATCCACTCGACTCGCCCAGGAGCGGTGGTGCCAAGATGAGGGCATGACAACGGATCGTTCCGATGCTCCTCACGCACTGTCCCCCGGTCCGGCCCCGCGCCCCGGCACCGACTCTCGCTGCTCCATCGCCCGCACCATGCAGGTGCTCGGAGACAAGTGGACCGTGCTGATCGTGCGGGAAGCGTTTCGCGGCCACACCCGGTTCAGCGACTTCCGCCGGATCCTCGGCATCCCCACCGACATCCTCACCTCACGGCTGTGCGGCCTCGTGGATGCGGGTGTGCTTGAGCGGCGCGGCTACCGGGAGCCCGGCGCCCGGGAACGCTTCGACTACCACCTGACCTCGGCCGGCGACGCGCTGCTGCCCGTGCTCGGTGCGCTCGCCCAGTGGGGCAATGTCTACCGGCCCTCGGGGCACGGCCCGAGCCGCCTGTATCAGCACGCCGACACCGGCGAGGCGGCCTCGATCGCCTTCGTCACCGCTGCGGGCAGGGTGATTGCGCCGGAGGACATCGCCATTGTGCCAGGCCCGGGCGAGAACGACCCTGAGATCTTCGCCATCCGCCCCGTCGGCGGGCCGCACTGACCTGGGCGTCTGCGCCGAGACATGCGGCCGGCTGCCTTCGCCCTGGACCGTCCGGGTACCCCGAGTGAGGTTGCGGCACCATGAAACGATCTACTCCGAGGTTCCTTGTCTTCCTCGCTGTGCTCGTGATCTCGAGCTGCGTCCTCATTCTGACGCTTCCGGCCAGCCTCGGGGCTGGCGCCTCGATTCGAGCGTGGATTCCGATCACGGTGGGTGCGCTCGCTGCCGTGAGCGCCGTGATGGCCTGGTTGGTTCGGCCGAAGTGGAACGCCGGTTGATCACGGCCGTCCCATCCCGATTCGGCTCAGTGGCTCTTCCTGGCCCGAAACAGCCGGATGCACAGAATCCTCTTGTCGTCGCTATCGCGCCCACCCGGAGGACGGAACGGCCGACCCGTCACGGGGATGGTGGCGCCGGTGGTTGCTTCCGAGGCTGGTGGACCTCTATGTCTCGCTCGGACAGCTCCACGTGAAGCGGCTCTGCTCCACGCAGACCCAGATTGACGAGAAAGGCGTGAACCTCATGCGGCCCGGGATGCGCATCGCGCCATTGGCCCGAATCGACAACAACCCGCACCCGTGCGTACTCGCCCGGGTCCAGGGGCAGTGCAGGGTTCTGTCCGGCGACGTACGCGAAATTGACTCCAGGGGCAGGCTCACCCGGTCGGCCGAGCGCCGCGAACACCATGAACGAGTCCCCCTGGGGATACCAGCGTTCTGCTCCAGCGTTGACGATATCGATCGCCAGCAGGTCCAGATCGGGTGCCGTGCGAGTGGCAGCCGTCCACCGGAGGGTGAGCCGGCCAGCCCGGTCCTTCCTGCTGGGCCGGCGACGTTGTGAAGTGGAATGCAGCTCGAGAAGACGCGGTGCGCCCTCACTCTGCGCGCGCCTGATGAGGCCAATCCGCCACCACTGACCATCGGCATCCGTTGGCGCGCCGACCATCTCGGCCGCACCGTCCCGTGTGGTGAGCACACGCCACCCCTGGCGAGGAGTGTCCGCCGGCATCTCCCCGGTGAGGTCCGCCTGCAGCTCAGCGAGCATCACGTCGAGCTCAACCCCGTCCTGTCCGAGCACGCTGGCCTCGACCGCGATCGTTCCAAGTTCTGGTCTCTCGTCCATACCCACATGGTCACACACGGGCCTGGACTCCGACGTTCTGCACCTGAACTCGCTACGGAACGGTTGACTTCCGCAGGTCCTCGCGCACGGCGCTGTCCCCACCTAGTCTGGGTCAATGTCACTCCCGAGCAGCGAGCAGCCTTCAGCGGGGAGTACCGGGAGTCACCACGTCGCGTCCTGCGACTCCACCGATCACATGCGTCTCGGCGCCTCGTACGAATCACTCATACGAAGCGAAGCACAAGCGGTCGACGCAGAAGACATCTCGCCGCCCAGAGATTCCGACGAAACGGATGTCTGGCTCACCGAATGGCAGGTCGCCGAGGACGGCTTCAAGGTCGAACTCGATCAGCGGGTCGACTGGGCCCTAGTGCCGATGGATCAGGACTGGCTGGCCCGACTGTTCGCCGGCCGCCGAACCGTTCCGCTACAGCGAGACACCTACGCCGAGGCGACGCGGGACCTCGGCGCCTCGGACTGGACCTACCTTTCCGGTCGCGTGGCTCGGATTGACCAGATCTCGGTGCGGTACCAACTGTCGGACGACCCAGCGGAACACGGACTGGTGCCCGAGCCCGGCGGTGCCATGCAGCACACGGTGCCGAGTCTGCACAAGCCACGCGCACATCATGGTCGGATTGTCGGCTGGATAGTCCGAGTCCGGGGATAGTGTTCTGTGGCGCCCGCCGCAGCCCCGTCCCGGGCAGAACGGGTCCTACTCGGCGGCGAGGCGAACGGTGCTTGTGCCGGAGTTCTCGTGGGTCGCTGCCCACGCGCCGAGCAGTTGGAGTGCAGCGGCGGAGCTGGAGCCCGGTTCGGCACCGTAGATGAGCAGGGAGAGTCCGGGATCTGCGACCAGCTCTGCGGCTTCGTAGACCAGATGGAGATCACCCACGACGGGATGCCGGAAGTGTTTTGTGCCCGTCCCGTGATCACGGACGTTGTGGGCGCCCCACCGTCTGCGGAAGTCCTCACTGCGGGTGGTTAGTTCATCGATCAGGTCGTGCAGGTCCTTGTCGTGGGGGTCCCGTCCTGCCTCCATGCGCAAGATCCCGACTGTGATGTCGGCTGCGAGATCCCAGTTCGGGTGGAAAGGCTCCGAATGCTTCCGGTCGAGGATGGTGAACCGGGCCAGGTTGGGCTGTGCGCCCTGGCCGGCGTACATATCGGCATAGAGAGCGCGCCACAGCTGGTTGCCGGCGAGAACATCCATCCGCCCATTGCGGACAAACGCCGGCCCGGTCGTGATCGTGTCGAGGACGAACTGGAGGCTGGGACGCACGGTCAAGACGCCGCCCGGTCGCCGGCGCGGCCGAGGGGACACCGAGTCGAAGGTGCGGGCGAGGTCGAACAGGTGCGCGCGCTCGGCGTCGTCCAGCAGGAGCGCGCGGGCGACGGCGTTGACAACGGTCTCGGACACTGCACCGACGTCTCCGCGTTCCATGCGGGTGTAGTACTCGACGCTGACGCCGGCGAGTTGTGCGACCTCTCCGCGCCGCAGCCCGGGAACCCGCCGATTCGTGCCGGGATGCAGGCCGACCTGCTCAGGTTGGACCTTGGCGCGACGCGACGTGAGGAAGTCCTGCAGCTGCATCTTGCTCTCCATATCCTCGAGGGTAGTCACGATCGCCGGGCACGGTCGTTGGCCGGATCAGTACCAGAACGGCGCCTGGGTCACGTACGGTGCCTCCAGCATGCGCATCTCCTCGGCGGTGAGTTGCAGCTCGACGGCCGCCGCCGCGTCAGCGAGGTGGTGTGGTTTGGTGGCACCGACGATCGGCGCACTGACGACGGCTTTGCTGAGCACCCAGGCCAGGGCGATCTGGGCCATCGGCACGCCGCGGTCGGCCGCGAGCCGCTCGACGGCATCGATCACCGGCCCGTCGAAGTCCGTGTCGAACGCCTTCGCCACGGTGTCGACGGCCGACCGTTCGGTGACGGCGTCGCGGGGCCGGGTCAGCCGGCCCTTCCCCTGCGGCGAATACGGGACGGCGCCGACACCCATGTCGGCACACATCGGCAGCATCTCGCGTTCTTCCTCGCGCTTGATCAGGTTGTATTGATCCTGCATCGACACGAAGCTCGTCCAGCCGTGCTGCGCGGCGGCCGACTGGAGTTTCGCGAACTGCCAGGCGTACATCGACGATGCACCGAGGTAGCGCACCTTCCCCGCCCGGACGATGTCGTGCAGAGCTTCCATCGTCTCTTCCACCGGGACGTCACCGTCGAAACGGTGAATCTGATAGAGGTCGATGTAGTCGGTGCCGAGGCGGCTGAGCGAAGCGTCGACCTGCTCGAGAATGGCTGCCCGCGAGAGACCCGAACCTCCGGGACCGGCGTGCATCGTCCCGCTGACCTTGGTGGCGAGAACGATCTCCTCCCGGCGGGCGTAGCGCCGTATGGCGCGCCCGACGTATTCCTCGGACGAGCCGCTCTGATAGACGTTCGCGGTGTCCCACAGGGTGACGCCGAGTTCGACGGCCTGCCGGAAGAACGGGGCGGCGGCATCCTCATCGAGGGTCCAGCTGTGCAATCCGGACTGTGGATCGCCATAGCTCATGCAACCAAGCCCGATCCGGCTCACCGTGAGTCCGCTTCGGCCTAGACGGGTGTATTGCATGGCTCCTCCTGTTGTCGAGCGGTTGTTATATCGGCTGCGAGCGACGGTACGCGACTGGCGAAAAACGAGGGAGTCCCTGACGGGGAACGGCTCGCACCGAACCGAACGACGCCGGTCGAAGACGGGCCACAGTGTCACGGACGGATGATTCGAGGGTTCTCAGACACGCCGGCTCGCGCGGTACTTCCGTGGCCGGGGCGCCGGCAGTACCGTGTGCGGCGAGGGGCGGATGCGCGCCTCGCTTTGAGAAAGGAGCCTCCAGTGAGCACCACCCACGTTCGTCAGGGCGGCTACCTCCCGCCCAGCCCGTTCCTGCAGCACGTCGTCAACCCCGTCGCGCGCACCCTCGGCGCCCCCACGCTCATCGTGCGCGGCCGCACCAGTGGACGCGAGATCGGCACCCCCGTCGCCCCGTTCGACATGGAGGGCGACCGCTATGTGATCGCCGGCCGCGGGGAAACCCAGTGGGTCCGCAACCTCCGCGTCGCCGGACGGTGCGAGCTGCGCATCCACTGGCGTCGGCACCCCTACCGTGCCACCGAGCTACGCGGCGACGAACATGCCCGGATCGCGGCTGCGTACCTCAAGAGGCTCGGCCGGCGGGCCGACGCGTTCCTCGCCGAGCTGCCGGATGTGGCGGACCATCCGATCTTCCGGCTCGACCCGTGCGCCCTGGTCTTCGCACCGGCCGAGCACTGAGCCCGCCGCCGGCTCAGCCGACGAGCAGGCCCACCATCCGCAGCCACGCGGCGAGGTTCGGCTCGTCGACGACGGGAGCACGCAGCGCCACGTACCCGTCGGGTCTCACGACGAGCATGCCGGTGCCCGGCCGGTCGGCGAGCCGATAGGCGTGCGTCAGCGCTCCGAGCAGCCGCTCCGGCACCGGGCGGGCATCCGCCTGCAGCAGGATATGCACCCCCGGCCCCGCAAGCAGTTCGTGCAACCGCACCCGGCGGCCCTCGCAGCGCACCAGGGTGTCGGCCACGCGGGACCCGGGCCGCAGCCCGCGCCGGGCCAGGCCGCCACGCACCGGCGTGAGTGAAGCGTGCACCTCCACCGACAGCGGACTGTGCCGGTACCGCAGCCGGAACTGGGCCAGCGTGCGCACCCCCGCAGCCGTGAGACGGCGGCCGCGAAGCAGCCAGGGCACCAGCGGCGCGGCCAGCGGTACGAGCACGCCGCGGGCCAGTTGGGCCACCGGATTGAGGCTCGCCTCGGCCCAGTAGATGGCGTGCGTCAGGCGCAGCACGGCGGCATCCGCGCGGCGGCGCTCCGCGGCGTACGAATCCAGCAGCGCCGATCCGGGCAGGGCGGCCAGTGACCCGGCGGGGCCGGCGGCCGCCGCGAAGGCCAGTTTCCAGCCGAGGTTGACGGCGTCATGGATGCCCGCATTCATGCCCTGCGCTCCCGCCGGCGAGTGCGCGTGGGCGGCGTCGCCGGCCAGGAACAGGGGCCCGCGGCTGAACCGGCTGGCGAGGCGGTGTTGCAGCCGCACCTGGGCCGACCAGGCCACGGACGCGATCCGGGCCGGCAGCCCGGCCTCGTCGAGCAGGCTCTGCAGGGCCGTGGCCGGCACGGTCGGTCCCGGCTGACCGAACGGCTGCCGGTCGGCGCCGGCTGGGCGGGTGGCGAGCATGCGCCAGCCGGCCCGCTCCCCGATGTTGAACAGGAAGACCAGCCCGCGCCGCCCCACGACCACCTGCGCCACCCCCGGCTCGAGCACCGTGGATGCTCCCAGCTCCAGGTCGGCCAGCACCACCTCCTGGGCGTAGTCACCGCCCAGCCAACCGCCCACCGACCGGCGCACCAGACTGGCCGGTCCGTCGCAGCCGGCCAGATACCGGCAGCGCACCTCCTGCTCGGGCCGGTCGTCCCCGCGCAGCACCGCCCGCGCACCGCCGCCGCCCAGCCGGGCCACCCGCACCACCTCGGTGCCGCGCTCCACCAGCACGCCCCGCTCGGCGAGCGCCGCGGCCAGCACCGCCTCCACATCCGCCTGCCGGATCAGCAGCAGGTGCGGGAAGGCCGTGCCCGGCAGATCGAACCGGTCCGCAGACACCGCGACCTCGCGCGAGCCCAGGT
It includes:
- a CDS encoding phosphatase PAP2 family protein, which codes for MSESSLGKRERLRALHDKFIVEDRWRTADERTRLYLLSAALVVIGVAGFLIILADIVQRDDVAGIDIPMNEWLMQTRTGAMTAIMIGLAIGFGPVALPVIIFGTIVVWGVLAKHLWRPVLLALGTLTGLVLVQVITRLVERHRPPVELMLFGVDTTYSFPSGHVSGATNFLLLLTYLIYSRRAASRRAVIVVGVLLVIAVGLAAISRVYLGYHWPTDALASIALALAILGGIIALDTWRTVRVRAGGRLGTDADASADR
- a CDS encoding winged helix-turn-helix transcriptional regulator; amino-acid sequence: MTTDRSDAPHALSPGPAPRPGTDSRCSIARTMQVLGDKWTVLIVREAFRGHTRFSDFRRILGIPTDILTSRLCGLVDAGVLERRGYREPGARERFDYHLTSAGDALLPVLGALAQWGNVYRPSGHGPSRLYQHADTGEAASIAFVTAAGRVIAPEDIAIVPGPGENDPEIFAIRPVGGPH
- a CDS encoding DUF6578 domain-containing protein; translated protein: MSLPSSEQPSAGSTGSHHVASCDSTDHMRLGASYESLIRSEAQAVDAEDISPPRDSDETDVWLTEWQVAEDGFKVELDQRVDWALVPMDQDWLARLFAGRRTVPLQRDTYAEATRDLGASDWTYLSGRVARIDQISVRYQLSDDPAEHGLVPEPGGAMQHTVPSLHKPRAHHGRIVGWIVRVRG
- a CDS encoding helix-turn-helix transcriptional regulator codes for the protein MESKMQLQDFLTSRRAKVQPEQVGLHPGTNRRVPGLRRGEVAQLAGVSVEYYTRMERGDVGAVSETVVNAVARALLLDDAERAHLFDLARTFDSVSPRPRRRPGGVLTVRPSLQFVLDTITTGPAFVRNGRMDVLAGNQLWRALYADMYAGQGAQPNLARFTILDRKHSEPFHPNWDLAADITVGILRMEAGRDPHDKDLHDLIDELTTRSEDFRRRWGAHNVRDHGTGTKHFRHPVVGDLHLVYEAAELVADPGLSLLIYGAEPGSSSAAALQLLGAWAATHENSGTSTVRLAAE
- a CDS encoding aldo/keto reductase: MQYTRLGRSGLTVSRIGLGCMSYGDPQSGLHSWTLDEDAAAPFFRQAVELGVTLWDTANVYQSGSSEEYVGRAIRRYARREEIVLATKVSGTMHAGPGGSGLSRAAILEQVDASLSRLGTDYIDLYQIHRFDGDVPVEETMEALHDIVRAGKVRYLGASSMYAWQFAKLQSAAAQHGWTSFVSMQDQYNLIKREEEREMLPMCADMGVGAVPYSPQGKGRLTRPRDAVTERSAVDTVAKAFDTDFDGPVIDAVERLAADRGVPMAQIALAWVLSKAVVSAPIVGATKPHHLADAAAAVELQLTAEEMRMLEAPYVTQAPFWY
- a CDS encoding nitroreductase/quinone reductase family protein, translating into MSTTHVRQGGYLPPSPFLQHVVNPVARTLGAPTLIVRGRTSGREIGTPVAPFDMEGDRYVIAGRGETQWVRNLRVAGRCELRIHWRRHPYRATELRGDEHARIAAAYLKRLGRRADAFLAELPDVADHPIFRLDPCALVFAPAEH
- a CDS encoding FAD-dependent monooxygenase, translating into MTGFDTDVLVVGAGTTGLTLALQAHDHGARVRIVERRPEPFRPSRAMVMHPRTLELLRPLGVTDALLSRGDTSPSVRLHLGSREVAVSADRFDLPGTAFPHLLLIRQADVEAVLAAALAERGVLVERGTEVVRVARLGGGGARAVLRGDDRPEQEVRCRYLAGCDGPASLVRRSVGGWLGGDYAQEVVLADLELGASTVLEPGVAQVVVGRRGLVFLFNIGERAGWRMLATRPAGADRQPFGQPGPTVPATALQSLLDEAGLPARIASVAWSAQVRLQHRLASRFSRGPLFLAGDAAHAHSPAGAQGMNAGIHDAVNLGWKLAFAAAAGPAGSLAALPGSALLDSYAAERRRADAAVLRLTHAIYWAEASLNPVAQLARGVLVPLAAPLVPWLLRGRRLTAAGVRTLAQFRLRYRHSPLSVEVHASLTPVRGGLARRGLRPGSRVADTLVRCEGRRVRLHELLAGPGVHILLQADARPVPERLLGALTHAYRLADRPGTGMLVVRPDGYVALRAPVVDEPNLAAWLRMVGLLVG